A stretch of the Medicago truncatula cultivar Jemalong A17 chromosome 5, MtrunA17r5.0-ANR, whole genome shotgun sequence genome encodes the following:
- the LOC11411481 gene encoding COBW domain-containing protein 1, translated as MEHDEDEEPPLAVEIQQHNNDESISQQSSVGVTLITGYLGAGKSTLVNHILNSQHGKRIAVILNEFGEEIGVERALINEGESGAVVEEWVELANGCICCTVKHSLVQALEQLVQRKERLDHILLETTGLANPAPLASILWLDEQLESDVKLDSIVTVVDAKNVRFQLKEHRGSSSFPEAYFQIAFADIVILNKVDLVSAEGSGALEELEEEIHNINTLVEIIHSVRCQVDLSKILNRHAYDTAHAAHLEALLEESRSLSTKKLHDSGVRTICICETGTIDLDKTRIWLEEILWEKKYDMDVYRCKGVLNVQNSDELHTLQAVRELYEIVPARKWKKEENRMNKIVFIGHNLKEDVLINSLKALATC; from the exons ATGGAACACGATGAAGACGAAGAACCACCTCTTGCTGTAGAGattcaacaacataacaacgATGAATCCATCTCTCAACAATCTTCTGTTGGTGTCACTCTCATCACTGGTTATCTTGGTGCTGGAAAATCCACG TTAGTGAATCATATATTGAACTCTCAACATGGGAAGAGGATTGCTGTGATATTGAATGAGTTTGGTGAGGAAATTGGAGTGGAAAGAGCTTTGATAAATGAAGGAGAAAGTGGTGCAGTTGTTGAAGAATGGGTTGAACTTGCTAATGGCTGTATTTGTTGCACTGTTAAACATAGTTTGGTTCAAGCCCTTGAGCAGCTTGTgcagagaaaagaaag GCTAGACCATATATTGCTGGAAACTACTGGTTTGGCTAATCCAGCACCTTTGGCATCTATTCTTTGGTTGGATGAACAGTTGGAATCTGACGTAAAGCTTGATTCTATCGTCACT GTAGTAGATGCCAAAAATGTTCGCTTCCAGCTCAAGGAGCACCGTGGCTCATCTTCATTTCCTGAAGCATATTTTCAGATAGCATTTGCG GACATTGTAATTCTTAACAAGGTTGATTTGGTATCTGCAGAAGGCTCTGGAGCTTTAGAGGAACTCGAGGAGGAAATCCATAACATTAACACACTCGTAGAGATAATTCATTCTGTGCGATGTCAAGTTGACTTATCTAAGATATTGAACCGCCACGCATACGATACTGCA CATGCCGCACATTTAGAGGCATTGTTAGAAGAAAGTCGTTCTTTGTCTACTAAAAAGCTTCATGATAGTGGCGTGAGAACCATATGCATCTGTGAGACAGGAACAATTGATCTTGATAAG ACTCGTATATGGCTAGAGGAGATTCTTTGGGAGAAGAAATATGATATGGATGTATACCGTTGCAAAGGAGTCTTAAATGTTCAAAACTCTGATGAATTGCATACTTTGCAG GCAGTGAGAGAACTATATGAGATTGTTCCCGCTCGAAAgtggaagaaagaagaaaacaggATGAACAAGATAGTATTTATAG GTCATAATCTGAAAGAAGATGTTCTAATCAATTCCTTGAAAGCTCTTGCAACCTGTTAA